The segment GTCGCCGACGCGGTCCAGTCCGGCCTGACGAAGCTGCTGACGATCCACCCGGAGTACGCCTCGGCCGTCTCCCACGACACCGGCGGCATCCCGGACGTGTCCGGCATGCCGGCGCCGGTCCGGGCGATCTTCGAGAGCGCCTTCGGCGACGCGACCGGTCACATCTTCCTGGTGGCCCTGCCGTTCGCGGTGGGCGCGCTGATCGCCGTCCTGTTCATCAAGGAGGTGCCCCTGCGCACGTCGGTGAAGCGCGAGGACGAGCTCATGGCGGAGGCCACGCAGGCATGATCTCCTCCGTGACCACCACGAGGTACGACGACCTGCGCCGCATCGAGGCCGAGGTCGGGACGCTGATCCGCCGCGTCAAGCGGGTCATGGGGGAGCGGGCCCGAGAGGTCCACCCCGACCTGCACCCGATGACGTACTTCATCCTCACCCACCTGGCGCAGCACGGTCCGCTGCGCGCCGCTGACCTGTCCGACGCGTTCGGCATGGACAAGGGCGGCGTCAGCCGGCAGGTGCAGACGCTGGTCGACCTCGGTCTCGTCGAGCGCCGACCCGCAGCCGAGGACCGTCGCGCCATCCTGCTGGACGCCAGCGACGAGGGCCGCAGCCGGCTGGAGGCGATGACCCTCAATCGCAGCAACA is part of the Nocardioides cavernae genome and harbors:
- a CDS encoding MarR family winged helix-turn-helix transcriptional regulator, which produces MTTTRYDDLRRIEAEVGTLIRRVKRVMGERAREVHPDLHPMTYFILTHLAQHGPLRAADLSDAFGMDKGGVSRQVQTLVDLGLVERRPAAEDRRAILLDASDEGRSRLEAMTLNRSNRFDERLSAWSDEELAGFSDQLAAYNRALSDD